One Peromyscus maniculatus bairdii isolate BWxNUB_F1_BW_parent chromosome 14, HU_Pman_BW_mat_3.1, whole genome shotgun sequence genomic window carries:
- the Isca2 gene encoding iron-sulfur cluster assembly 2 homolog, mitochondrial: MAAARSLSLTAAAFRAVIPWRRGRLLASSPGLWTRWEATSSVPEAGEGQIRLTDSCVQRLLEITEGSEFLRLQVEGGGCSGFQYKFSLDTVINPDDRVFEQGGARVVVDRDSLAFVKGAQVDFSQELIRSSFQVLNNPQAQQGCSCGSSFSIKI; the protein is encoded by the exons ATGGCGGCCGCCAGGTCCTTGTCGCTAACGGCCGCGGCGTTCAGGGCGGTCATTCCTTGGCGCCGGGGCAG GCTCCTCGCGTCCTCTCCCGGGCTTTGGACCCGGTGGGAAGCGACGTCCTCCGTTCCAGAGGCTGGCGAGGGACAGATCCGCCTCACGGACAGCTGCGTCCAG AGGCTTCTGGAAATCACCGAAGGGTCAGAATTCCTCAGGCTGCAAGTGGAGGGAGGTGGATGCTCCGGATTCCAGTACAAATTTTCACTGGATACAGTTATTAACCCCGACGACAG GGTATTTGAACAGGGTGGGGCGAGAGTGGTGGTTGATCGCGATAGCTTGGCCTTCGTGAAAGGGGCCCAGGTGGACTTCAGCCAAGAACTCATCCGAAGCTCATTTCAAGTGTTGAATAACCCCCAAGCCCAGCAAGGCTGCTCCTGTGGGTCATCTTTCTCTATCAAAATCTGA